The sequence CCGGGCTGCTCCTGGGCTTCCTCCTCATGTACGCGACGAGCCTCCTCGTCGCGGGCTGACCGCCCGCGCGTTCGGAGCGCTCGGCGGTCACGGATCGCGTCGCGCCACCGTCACCCTGTTGATCCCCGTCGCGCCCTCGAGAGAGGAGTCGGGCCCCGGCGAGCGGATCCATCGCCGGGGCCCGAAGGGTCGATCCTGGATGGAACCGTGACCGAGTCTCAGCCGGCTTTCTTCTTTCCCGAGGAAGCGGTGGCGGGCTTCGACGCGGGCTTCGTGGTCTTCGCGCCGCTCTTCGCGGCCGTCGCGTTCGCGGAACCTCGCGTCGCCGTCTCCTCCATCACCTTGGACATGGTGCCGGAGGCGTCGTTCTCGACGGTGAAGACGTACGTGTTCTTGTCCGGGAAGGAGAACGCGAGCTTCTCGGTCACGGCCTTGCTGCCCATCATGTAGGTCGTGAAGAAGGAGAGCGACGTCTCGTTCGGGAACGTCCCGTAATACAGCTTCGCGTCCGAGCCCATGGAGTTGACCCACACGAGCTGATACTGCTGCTTCTCGGCGTCCCATCCCCAGATGGTCCGTCCGGTCATGGGCTTTCCGCCCATGGTGTAGCTGTGATCCCCCTCGAGGACCATGCCGCTGAACGCGGGACCGAACTTCGCCTTCCCGGTCGAGACCGTTCCGTCCGGCATCGTCATCTTCGAGTTCCAGGTTCCCTTGAGGAAATCGAGCTTCTGGAGCTCCGCCGCGGGCACCCCGGGCTGGACCTTCGGGCGTGCCGGAGGCGCCGTCTGGGCGGGCTCCTGGGTGACCGCGGGAGCGTCGGGCACGCTCGGCGAGGCCGTGGACGGCGCGGTGGTGGACGGCGCGGGCTGAGTCGTGGTGCCCGTCGAGGAGGCGGGCGGATCCTGGGCCTGGGCCTGCGCAAGTGCCGCTGTGGCAACCAGAACACAAAGTGCGACGAGTAACGATGAATACCGCTTCATCTGGACCTCCGGAGAAGTGGGGTGGGTGGGTTCGACCCCCTGGAGCAGAACCCCGCAAGGCTACTCCGCGTTCCCGGCGGAGTTCAAGGACCAGTCGTAGGGCGAGAACGTGACACGCACCTTCGAGGAACGAAGCCGCGCGGCGGTGGGGCCGTCGAGATACCGGGCCGCGTAGGCGACCATCGCGCCACGCTCGCGACCATACATCCTCTCGAGTGTCTCGTCGCGAGCGAGACCGACGAAGTCCTTCGCGTACCACTCGAAGATCTTCGAGATCCGGATGCTCCCGTCCGCGGGATCGAACCGATTCCGGGACGGATCACGCACGAACGCCCGCGCCGCGGAGTCGAGCTGCGCGTCGAGGAACGCACCCCGGTAGGCGGAGGGCCGGAGCGCCGGACACGATCGAGACGCGCACACGAGCGCGAAGTGGATTCGCGGCTCCCGGAAGCGCCCGCGGAGGATCTCGTGCTCGATCTCGTCCAGGCTGCGCTCCGCTCCGGCGATCCTCCACCGCGGACGGCTCCATGCGGACGGGATGTCCTTGATGCTCCGGAGCCTTCCTCCGCGCGCCAGCCTCTCGCGCACGATCAGGTCGATCGTGGCGGCGTTGTACGCGTTGATCCAGAGCGCGATTTCATCCTCCTGGCTCGGTAGCCCCAGATCGCGAAGACTGTCCAGATACCGTCGAAGCTGCGAGCCGTCCCGCTGGAATCCGTCGTAGTCGATCCGGTCACCGCGAACATGACGGCGCAGGAGATCGTCCCAGTCCCCGTGCAGGTCGTGATGGCGTACGTGAATCGTCTTCCCGGCCTCCGCCGCCGAACCATGGATCGCAAGCGCAATCCACGACGCGGCGAGGACCACGATCCGCCCGCCGCGTCCCCAGCGGTTCACCGCGCCTCCCTTGCGCACAGCCATACGTCGTAGGTCCTTCCTCCGAGACGGCCCACCGGCACCACGAGATCCTCCACCCGCTCCAGGTAACCGTACCGCAGGAAGAAGGGTTCCGGCAGGCGCGTCCCCGGCACGGTCACGTAGACCGCCCGCTCCGGCCAGAATCCCTCGTCCGCCAGGAAGAGATCCGTGCGGGAAAACCGCGTGTCTTCCACGAGGTGCACGGGCCGGGCGGATCCGTAGAAGCGCGCCGCGTAGGCGATCTCGTAGAGGTTCGTGAGGACCGCCGCGGAGGAGTCGAACGAGGCCGCACGGGCCGCGGACGAATCGACGGCGCCCCGCGAGAGGTGGAACTCGTACGCCCGCTCGAGCCAGGTGCGCGTGGCCGCGTGGCGCAGCTCCTGAGGCGACACGGTGGCCTCGTAGCTCTGATCGAGCATCTCCGCGTACGGGATCCTCGCGCCGATCTCCGCCGCGCCGTCCGGGTCCACGAGGGCGAAGTGCAGCGCGGCGGTGGACGCGAATCCCGCCAGGAGGAGGAGCGCGAGCACCGTGCGGCGCACGGCCCCGGCCAGGAAGAGCGAGGCGCCGCGCGGCAGCGTTCCCCAGAACGCGGGCAGGATCCAGTTCCCCTTGATGCTCCCCCGCGCCGCGGCCGCGAGAATGGGAAGCGAGGCCATCACTCCGGTCCAGCCCCATACGGAGGTCGGGTGCCGCCGATGGCCGAGCGCGTGGAGCAGCCCGACGGCGTAGACCAGGTACCCGGGAGTGAAGAGCGCGATCAGGGGTGCCGCGAAGAGGGCCGGGACTCTCGCTCCCCACGGGACGCTCCGGCTCAGGTCCGAGAGCCGGAACGTGGCGCGGACCCAGTGCGCGCCCTCCCCCGCGATGGCGAGGAGCGCCGGAGCGATCGCGGCGATCCACACGAGCGTGCCGGCGAGGATCCACGCCCAGGGAGGCCGG is a genomic window of Candidatus Eisenbacteria bacterium containing:
- a CDS encoding DUF1579 family protein, which codes for MKRYSSLLVALCVLVATAALAQAQAQDPPASSTGTTTQPAPSTTAPSTASPSVPDAPAVTQEPAQTAPPARPKVQPGVPAAELQKLDFLKGTWNSKMTMPDGTVSTGKAKFGPAFSGMVLEGDHSYTMGGKPMTGRTIWGWDAEKQQYQLVWVNSMGSDAKLYYGTFPNETSLSFFTTYMMGSKAVTEKLAFSFPDKNTYVFTVENDASGTMSKVMEETATRGSANATAAKSGAKTTKPASKPATASSGKKKAG
- a CDS encoding glycosyltransferase family 39 protein; this translates as MRSASFPALAWLSCALLLALDFASRLHLATSLSLSKDELCYWDWSRDPGASFALLPFASIRLACAFLGDTALGVRLPFVLAATGAAAFLAAFTVALRLHPWVATAAVALFVATAWFHYVGSLAHPDAFLALFWIAALWAMARGTRAGARHPGAWILGAALLAAAAALSKYTGFLLWPAWLLASLVRGRGRRPPWAWILAGTLVWIAAIAPALLAIAGEGAHWVRATFRLSDLSRSVPWGARVPALFAAPLIALFTPGYLVYAVGLLHALGHRRHPTSVWGWTGVMASLPILAAAARGSIKGNWILPAFWGTLPRGASLFLAGAVRRTVLALLLLAGFASTAALHFALVDPDGAAEIGARIPYAEMLDQSYEATVSPQELRHAATRTWLERAYEFHLSRGAVDSSAARAASFDSSAAVLTNLYEIAYAARFYGSARPVHLVEDTRFSRTDLFLADEGFWPERAVYVTVPGTRLPEPFFLRYGYLERVEDLVVPVGRLGGRTYDVWLCAREAR
- a CDS encoding DUF547 domain-containing protein, with amino-acid sequence MAVRKGGAVNRWGRGGRIVVLAASWIALAIHGSAAEAGKTIHVRHHDLHGDWDDLLRRHVRGDRIDYDGFQRDGSQLRRYLDSLRDLGLPSQEDEIALWINAYNAATIDLIVRERLARGGRLRSIKDIPSAWSRPRWRIAGAERSLDEIEHEILRGRFREPRIHFALVCASRSCPALRPSAYRGAFLDAQLDSAARAFVRDPSRNRFDPADGSIRISKIFEWYAKDFVGLARDETLERMYGRERGAMVAYAARYLDGPTAARLRSSKVRVTFSPYDWSLNSAGNAE